The genomic segment ggGTGGTGGTTTCATATCATTGGAGAATTTATTATACTTTGCAAGGAACTTTCCGGTATGTTACGCATCTCTCCTCAATCTAtctatttctctctctgtgtgGATGCATGCAAACTTTTGCGTTTGAGCTAAATCTATCGTCTTCCTGGTGGTAAATGGGTAGACATTATCATTAGTGTTTCTGTGCCTTGTGtgaattatgttttttgaTCAACCTTGTCACCTCTTGAATAATCTTGCTTCTTTTGTGTAAAGAATGCCTGGGCTATTTTCATCTGTATATTGCATAGTAAATTGAGAAGTAGTATAGTCTGACTAGTTTCATGTGACCTCAGGTACAGCTTCCACTGAATATAATTGCAAAGCTTTAATtcatgaattcaaaatttaaatcgCGCTACTCGAAGTTTCTCAGATatggttttcttttgtttcaccTGGGCAGTAGTTGCTCAAATTAGTCTCACGTTCCAGTTCCAACTTTTTTGCTTCTGTAAAGTCTTAAAGTGGAGTAAATACCAATTGAAGGCCCATGTGCATCCGATGATGGGTAGGAAATAGGTTCAGCTGTCCAAAGATCCACTGAAGTGATTATGGATAGATAACTATATCTGTAGATATAAGCACATACAAACAATTACAGAAGTTGTATGTTTATCCACCCACCTTGCATATATTTAAAGTAGCCCTGTTAGTCTTtgctcaaaatttgaagaCATTGCTAAATACGCATACATGTAAAGACAGGAAAATGGAGATAGTTGCTCCTTGTCTCTCTTATTCTCCGACATACTTTCTCTTTCTAACTTTTCTTCTCTCCCTTTATTCATctgttgtaattttcttttttccttagCTTAGGTATTTACTAAGGAAGTATATCATCTTAATAAACTCACCTAAtgattcttttatctttttttttcctcacagAAATCTTTTCAAGATCTTCTCCGGAAGAAGGAAGGTGACAGAGCTCTGTGGGAATACCCCTTTGCTGTAGCTGGTGTCAACATCACATTCATGCTAATTCAAATGCTTGACCTCGAAGCAGGTGATTTGAATGTTTTGAGACCAAAAAGTCAATGTTAGAATGATTATTTttcgtcttttttctttttcatttgaagTGTATCTCATCTTCAAGGGACCTGAACCTCCAACTCCTTCCAACAATAAGCTTTATAATAGGAGTCAGCTTCATTCTTATCTGATAAGTTATTATTTCTGAAGCATTTTTTATCTATGTAGTATCAAAAATGGTCTGTGAACAATTATTGGCAGACCTTAGTGCCCatagttaaaattcaaatgcCTGTCAGTGATGTAAATGAAGATTGGTAGACTGCAGGACATAGGTGGTTCTGCTTACTCTGTTAGACACAGTCTATACAAGTGTCAAAATACCTGAGTAAACTTGTGAAAAAAAAGTCTGTACTGTTTGTTCATCAGCTAATCTCTTACGCCACCCATGCAGTGAAGCCCAGAACGCTTGTCGGAGCAACTTTCTTGAAGTTTCTAACAGGTAATGTTTTCCATCTTCACTCTACTTAGCAAACGGCggcaattaattttatttgcttCTGCTCATCAAATCAATTAGAAACATTGTGTATTAGGTAGGACCGTGCTACAATAATGATCCACTTTTGGTTAAACTTATTTTCCAAGTGTTCTTGCACCTTTCAATGAGTTATTCCGTTTTGCCTGACAGAAAATGAATCTGCATTTGACCTTCTTTATTGTATCGCGTTCAAGCTAATGGACCATCAGTGGCTTGCCATGCATGCTTCATACATGGATTTCAATGTAAGTATTCACGTGTTTGTCAGAATTGCTTCTACATAGAGGCTTAGAAATACGTACTTTCTCATGTTGGCCTGATGCATATAACTGAATGGTTGATAAGTGATGAGCTTACAAGTGGTTTAGAGCTCATGTTTCCACGATTGCTTGAGCCCTTTTACTCAAGAAATACTTCCTAGTAATTTCTTCATTTGGATCCTACACCTAATATTCAACCCTATTTTTAAAGCATACATCTCTTTCGAGTTTTGACTCACTTTAGTTGCATTCCATAATGAGTATACCAAAGATTTAATCCAAATGAAATGTCAAATCAACCTTGTCAGCTCAATTAACCagaaattacatttcattTATCCAGAAACATTTCTATTTCTACACATTCCTTGAGTTAATCTTTTCATACCATCTtcagtaaatatttttcagaaatgaatctaaacaaaattttggTCATGCTTTTAGATGATTTCATGCGCAACTCGacgttctttttcttttcttttacataTTCTGATTCTTTTTCCCATGCTACATCAGACGGTGATGAAAGCTACTCGCCGTCAGCTGGAGAGGGAGCTTCTGCAAGAAGACGTTGCACGCCTTGAAGACTTGCCCTCCTACAGCCTTCTTAGTCGATAGAAAATGCATAGGTAGCCCTCACACTTGTTGAAGGTATGAGTTGATGTTTAAGACTTGCTCTCTGCTGGATGCTTCCTTCTCTTCCATTCTTCTCCTCCTTCCCATGATGGTGTTTCCAACTAGGTAGTTCCCTCGTCAATCGGGTTGTTTGCAGGGTTTGGGGTTTTGTTGTTTCGACTGATTATTGTGAGGGGAAGGGAGACTAAGCAAGTCTGTAATGATAGAGTAAGTAATTAGAACCCTTCTCTGCTGCAAGCTTTGGAATAGCAAAATTATAGCATGCTCTTTCCTGTCAATTGATTTCCCTGTTTAGGCTTGGGAGAAGATGAATTTGCTGA from the Sesamum indicum cultivar Zhongzhi No. 13 unplaced genomic scaffold, S_indicum_v1.0 scaffold00233, whole genome shotgun sequence genome contains:
- the LOC105179898 gene encoding ELMO domain-containing protein A isoform X1; the encoded protein is MDDRGGGGSFVAVRRISQGLDRGSACHSTSVEVVAGSAAWLGRGLSCVCAQRRDSDARPSFDLTAAQEECLQRLQNRIDIAYDSSVPEHQEALRALWHVAFPGEELRGLISEQWKEMGWQGKDPSTDFRGGGFISLENLLYFARNFPKSFQDLLRKKEGDRALWEYPFAVAGVNITFMLIQMLDLEAVKPRTLVGATFLKFLTENESAFDLLYCIAFKLMDHQWLAMHASYMDFNTVMKATRRQLERELLQEDVARLEDLPSYSLLSR
- the LOC105179898 gene encoding ELMO domain-containing protein A isoform X4, producing MPTCIEICGSAAWLGRGLSCVCAQRRDSDARPSFDLTAAQEECLQRLQNRIDIAYDSSVPEHQEALRALWHVAFPGEELRGLISEQWKEMGWQGKDPSTDFRGGGFISLENLLYFARNFPKSFQDLLRKKEGDRALWEYPFAVAGVNITFMLIQMLDLEAVKPRTLVGATFLKFLTENESAFDLLYCIAFKLMDHQWLAMHASYMDFNTVMKATRRQLERELLQEDVARLEDLPSYSLLSR
- the LOC105179898 gene encoding ELMO domain-containing protein A isoform X3 — protein: MPTCIEICVEVVAGSAAWLGRGLSCVCAQRRDSDARPSFDLTAAQEECLQRLQNRIDIAYDSSVPEHQEALRALWHVAFPGEELRGLISEQWKEMGWQGKDPSTDFRGGGFISLENLLYFARNFPKSFQDLLRKKEGDRALWEYPFAVAGVNITFMLIQMLDLEAVKPRTLVGATFLKFLTENESAFDLLYCIAFKLMDHQWLAMHASYMDFNTVMKATRRQLERELLQEDVARLEDLPSYSLLSR
- the LOC105179898 gene encoding ELMO domain-containing protein A isoform X2 yields the protein MDDRGGGGSFVAVRRISQGLDRGSACHSTSGSAAWLGRGLSCVCAQRRDSDARPSFDLTAAQEECLQRLQNRIDIAYDSSVPEHQEALRALWHVAFPGEELRGLISEQWKEMGWQGKDPSTDFRGGGFISLENLLYFARNFPKSFQDLLRKKEGDRALWEYPFAVAGVNITFMLIQMLDLEAVKPRTLVGATFLKFLTENESAFDLLYCIAFKLMDHQWLAMHASYMDFNTVMKATRRQLERELLQEDVARLEDLPSYSLLSR